GCCGAGCTGACGCGGTGCGCGTTCGCCGATCCGGCGGGGCTCGTCATCAGCTCGGTCACCGGTTTGCCGGTGCGTGACGGTGCGGATGCACGTGCGCTGCTCCGGCGTCAACTCGCCGGGGCCGTGCGGTGGGTGGACGTCCTCGACACCGCGCGGCGGCACGGCGTCACGACCTACCTCGAGATCGGGCCCGGGCGTGTGCTGAGTGGCTTCGCCAACAGGACCGTGCCGGGGGCGGTGGTGCGCAGCACCAATGATGCGCGGCGGGTTTCTGCGCTCGTACGTGAGTTGCGGTTGGCGCCGGTGGTCTAGCTCCGCAGGTGCGTGGTTTTGGCCGCGGGCCCGTCGTGGCTGGTCGCGCAGTTCCCCGCGCCCCTGTCGGGGCGCTGGTGTGCACGTCCGCACAAAGATGTGCGGGCGCGAATCTCATCCGGTGTTTCTCATCCGAAAGGCAATCAAAGGTGACTAATACACTTACCCTTCCCGACTCTCTCACCGCTGTTCAGGCCGCTGTCGCCGATGCTCTCGGTATCGATGAGGCCGAGGTCGTTCCCGAGGCGACGTTGCTCGGGGATCTGGGGGCGGAATCGATCGACCTGCTCGACATCCTGTTCCGGGTCGAGCGGGCCACGCAGGTGAAGATCGCGGTGGCCGACATCGCGGCTCTGCTCCAGGGCGGCATCCCGGACGAGGAGTTCGGTGACGAGAACGAGGTCGTCAACGACACCGGTCTCACCCACCTGGAGAAGGTGCTCCCGCAGTTCGACCGGAGCCAGCTGACCGAGCCGCTGACCGCCGACGGTGTCCTCGGCCTGTTCACCGTCCAGAACCTGACGGACCTGCTCACCGAGCGCGCCGCGGCGACGGCCGCCGATGCCGCCTGACCTCCCCGACTCCGGTCGGCGCCCGGGGCCCGTCGAGCCCCGGGTGCTGATCGGCACGGACCTGGTGGCCGTCGAGCGCGTCGAGCGGCTTCTCGAGGGCCAACCCGGCCTCGCGGAGCGGGTGTTCACCGCTCGGGAGCTGGCCTACTGCACTGGACGCAGCAGCCGCGCGGCAGATCATCTGGCTGCCCGGTTCGCCGCCAAGGAGGCCGTGATGAAGGCGCTCGGCACCGGGGCGTCGGCCGGCGTCGAGTGGACCGACGTGGAGATCGTCAACCGACTCGACGGCCGGCCCGTGCTCAAGCTCCATGGCCGGGCCCGGCAGATCGCCGACCGCAAGCGCGTCACGCAGACCGAGATCTCGCTGACCCACACGGCGGGGCTCGCGCTCGCCCACACGGTGCTCGTGTGCTCCGCCGGGCTTGTCGGCCTGCGGACCACGGCCGGCACCCCTGACCCCTCGTAGCAGAACGGGAAGAGACTCATGAAGCTCAAGGACCGTGCCGCCCTGGTCACCGGCGGCTCCCGGGGCATCGGCCGGGCCATCGCACTCGCGCTCGCCGCGCAGGGGGCGGCCGTCGCCGTCAACTACCGCTCGCGCGCGGACGACGCCCAGGCCGTGGTGAAGGAGATCGAGGCCGCGGGCGGGCGGGCCGTGGCCGTCGGCGCCGATGTCTCCGATCCGGCCGCCGCCAAGGAACTGGTCGAGGAGACCACTCGCCTGCTCGGCGGGCTCGGCATCCTCGTCAACAACGCGGGCGTCAGCGACGACGGCCTCATCTACGACGTGGCGCCCGACGCCTGGTGGGACGTCATGAAGGTCAACTTCGGCGGCGCGTACCACTGCACGCACGCCGTACTGGGCCAGTTCATGGCACAGGGCGACTCGACCATCGTCAACATCTCCTCCGCGATGGGCGAGCGCGGCTGGATCGGACAGTCCAACTACTCCGCCTCCAAAGGCGCGTTGAACGCCTTCACCAGGAGCTCCGCCATCGAGCTCGCCCGCTTCGGGGTCCGCGTCAACGCCGTACTCGCCGGATTCACTCCGACCGAACTGGTCGGCGAGGTGCTCCGCAAGGACGGCGGCAAGGGCATCAAGCGGCAGATCCCGCTGCGCCGCTTCGCCACCGTGGAGCAGGTCGCGAACGCCGCCGTGTTCCTGGCCGGCCCCGACTCCGGCTACACGACCGGCGAACTCCTGTACGTCGACGGCGGCTTCTCCGCGCAACTCGGCGTCGGCCGCCCGTGACCTGAGCAGGCCAACGGCAACCGTCCGCTCCCAAGCCCCGAAGGCCCCCGAAGGAAGAGACGATGCGATTCCATCTGATCGACAGGATCGAGTCCTGGACACCGCGCGAGCGCATCACGGCCCGCAAGGTCACCTCCGTCGACGAGGAACTCTGGCAGCCGGTCGGCTCCGGCCCGGTGCTGCCCTTCGGGCTGGCGCTCGAAGCGCTCTGCCAGTCGGCGACCTGGCTGATCATGCTCTCCACCGACCACCGCCTGCGCGCGGCCCTGCTCGCCGTGAACGAGGCCACCGCCCACCGCGCGGTGGTCCCCGGCGACGTACTGCGCATGGAAGCGTCCATCGAGTCGATGAACGACGAAGCGGCGATCCTCGACGGCACGGTCAGCGTCGACGGCGAGACCGTCCTGGAGGCCAGGGGCATCCTGTGCGCGCTCATCGCGGGCGAACTCCTCGACGACCCGGCGGACACCGCGCGCATGGCGCACCAGCTGGTGGGCGGAGGGCCGGTCCGATGAAGCGCGTGGTCATCACCGGGGCGGGCGCGGTCACCCCGCTCGGCAACGACGCCGCCACCACCTGGGAGGGCCTGGCCTCCGGCCGCAGCGGCATCGGCCCGCTCACCACCTTCGACGCCACCGGCTTCCCGGTGCGCATCGCCGGCCAGGTCAAGGACTTCGACCCGGCCACCGCGGTCCCGGCCGCCGCCGGGCGCGCTCACCTGTCCCGGGTGGGGCAGTTCGGCGTCGCCGCCGCCTACGAGGCCCAACTCGACGCCGGTGTCGACGAGTCGACGTACCCGCCTCAGGAGCGCGGCGTCGCCATGGGCGCCAGCGTCGGCCGCCCGGAACTCCGGGCGCTGCTCGACGTCGGCCGGTTGCGCGCGAGCACCGGCCGGGCGGACGCCTTCCTGCGGCACCCGCCGCGCACCGCGCTCACCGACAACCAGAACGTGCCGCTCGCCTCGATGGCCCGGCTGCTCGGCGCCACCGGCCCGATGATCGGCATCAGCACGGCCTGCTCCGGCTCCGGACACGCGCTCGGCGAGGCCTACCGCGCCATCCAGGAGGGCGACGCCCAGCTGATGATCGCGGGCGGCTACGACTCCCTCACCACCTGGCTCGACCTGCTCGGCTTCAGCCTGCTGGGTGCGCTCACCGACCGCTACAACGACGACCCGACGCACGCCTCACGGCCCTTCGACGCGGACCGCTCCGGGTTTGTCATCGGCGAGGGCGCCGTGGCCTTCGTACTGGAGGAACGGGAGTCGGCGCGGGCGCGTGGAGCGAGGATCCTCGCCGAAGTCCTCGGCTACGGGAGCACGTTGAACGCCTGGCGGATCACCGACTCGCCGCCGGACGGCTCCGGGGCCATCCAGGCCATGGAGGGTGCCATCGCGGAGTCCGGCCTCGGCACCGGCGGCATCGACTACGTCGTCGCACACGGCACCAGCACGCACGGCAACGACCAGTCGGAGACCACCGCGATCAAGAAGGTGTTCGGCGACGACGCCGGGCGGCTGGTCGTCAGCAGCCCCAAGTCCATGGCGGGGCACCTCACCTCGGCGAGCCTGGCGCTCAACGTGCTCGCCGCGATCGGCGCGCTGCGGCACTCCCTGGTCCCGCCCACCGTCAACCTCGACACCCCGGACCGCAAGCTCGACCTCGACTACGTGCCGCACACCGCGCGCCGGATGCCGGTCTCGGCGGTCCTCGTCAACGCCTTCGCCTTCGGCGGCTCCAACACCAGCCTCGTCGTCGGCGCCCACCAGGAGGAGTCATGACCACCTCCATCCTGCTCCCCGCCTTCGACCGGCTGGTGGAGCTGATCCCCGGCGAAAAGGCCGTCGCGGTCTGCAACATCGCCGGCACCCTGCCCGTCTTCGCCACGCACTTCCCACGCCACCCGATCCTGCCGGGCGTACTGCTCCTGGAGAGCATGACCGCCCTCGCCAAGGCAGCCGCCGGCAACGGCGGCGACTGGCGGCTCACGGCGGTGCGCGGAGTGCGGTTCAAGCACTTCGTCGGACCCGGCGACCGGGTCGAGATCACGGTCGACGTGACCGGCCGCGGCGAGCGGCTGATGGAACTCAGGGCCGTCGCCCGGGTCGACGAACGGGTGGTCGCCACCGCCCGCACCCTCGCCCTGGAGCCGGCCGACGACTCTTGGGAGGGGACCTCATGAGCACCGACACCCGCCGCGTCGTGGTCACCGGCATCGGCCTGCTGACCGCGCTGGGCGAGGGCCGCGAGGCCAACTGGACCGCGCTGCTGAACGGCAGGTCCGGAGTCGGGCCGCTGCGTTCGTACGATCCGGGCCCGTTGCGCACCCGGATCGGCGCCGAGATCCACGACTTCGACCCGACACGCTGGGCCTCCCGGCGCACCCTGCGCATGCTCTGCCGCACCGACCAACTCGCCCTGGCAGGCGCCACGCTGGCGATCCAGGACGCCGGACTCGACAGCGAACTGGGCCATCGCACAGGCCTGTTCCTCGGCAGCAACAAGGAAATGCCCCGCATGGACGAGCTGATCGCCCAGCTCCAGGCGGTGCGCGCCGAGGACGGCAGCCCTGATCTGCGCAAGCTCGGCGAAGAGGCCCGCTCGGTCGTCGCGCCCCTCTTCTTCGTCGAGGGACTCCAGCCCGCGGCCGGCTTCCACATCTCCGAGAAGTACGGCATCCGCGGCGCCAACAACTACTTCGCCGGCACCGCCGACTCGGGCGCCATGGCGATCGGCCGCGGGATGCGGGCCGTACGGCGCGGCGAGGCCGACGTGGTCGTCGCCGGCGGATACGACGACGCGACCGGCTGGTGGGCGATGTCCAAGATGGACGGCCTCGGTGTCCTGACCACCCGCAACGAGCTGGGCCAGGAGGCCTTCCGGCCGTACGACCGCGACCGCAGCGGCTCCGTCTTCGGCGAGGGTGCCGCGCTGCTCGTCCTGGAGGAGCGCGAGCACGCCCTGGCCCGCGGGGCGCAGGTGTACGCGGAGGTCACCGGCTTCGGCGCCGGCAACGACTGCGTACGGCCGCCGAGCCCCGAGCCGCGCGCCCGCGGGCTCGCCCGCGCGATCGGCAACGCGCTGCGGGACGCGGGCGGTTCACCCGACATCGACTACATCGCCGCGCACGGCTGTGCCACCCCGCTCGGCGACGCCAGCGAGACCGCGGCCCTGCACGACGTACTCGGCCCGGCCGCGAAGGCCGCACAGATCAGCAGCGTCAAACCGCAGACCGGCCATCTCGTCGGCGGCGCAGGCGCGTTGAACGTGGCGGTCGCCGCACTGGCCCTGCACTCCGGGGTCGTCCCGGCCACCCGCAACCTCGAGAACCCCGACCCGGCCTGCGACTTGGACTACGTGCCCGGCACGCCCCGCGAGTCCCGCCCGACCTCGGCGCTCGCACTCGCCCGGGGTCTGGAAGGACAGGCGGTCGCCGTGGCACTGGGGCGGGCGGCATGACCCACGAGACGGACGAGACGTACGAACGGACCGAGAGGGCAGCGGACATGGACGACGACGACATGAGCGGAATACACGGCGTGATCTCCGGCCACGCCACCCCCGACGAGCACCGGCCACCCACCGCCCGGCGCGTGGTCGTCGTCGCCGTCGGCGCGGTGACCGCGCAGGGCGACGGTGCCGACGAGCTGTGGGCCGGCGTACGGTCCGGGCGCACGGCGATCGGGCCGGTGCGTGGACTGCCGATGGACGGCTATCTCACCGGCATCGGCGGCGAGGTCAGCGAGTCCCGCCGACCCGCGTACGACTATCTGGCGGCGATCGGCGGCACCGACCGCGAGCCCGCCCTCGACTTCGCCCTCGCCGCCGCGGAGGAGGCCCTCGCCGCGGCCGGGCCGCTGGACGCGGTACCCGCCGACCGGTGGGGCGTCGCGTACGGCACCTGCAACGGCGGGTTGCGCAGCGCCGAGAAGCTGCTGCGGCGCACCCGCGACGGGGCGAGCGGCGCGGACGACGCACGGCACTTCCTGCTCGTCCCGCCGCACGCCGCGGCGGAGGCGCTGAGCAGCGCATTCGGGTTCAAGGGCCCCGCCCTGTCCGTGAACACGGCCTGCGCGTCCGGTGCGCACGCCCTCGCGCACGCCGTGGAGACCATCCGCGCCGGACGTGCCGACGCGATGCTCGTCGGCGGCAGCGATGCCTTCACCGAGACCGCGTTCGCCGGGTTCACCAGCCTGGAGTCCCTGTCCGTCAGGCCCGCCGCCCCCTACTCCAAGGACCGCGACGGCCTGTCCCTCGGCGAGGGCAGCGGCATGCTCGTCCTCGTCGAGGAGTCCCTGGCGCGCGCCGCCGGAGCCCCGATCCTCGCCGAGATACTCGGCTACGGGCTGTCCGCCGACGGCTACCACGCCACCGCCCCGCACCCCGAGGGCGAGGGCGCCGCCCGCGCCATCCGGGGCGCCCTGCGGACGGCCGGCCTCGCCGCCGAGGACGTCGGCTACATCAACGGTCACGGCACCGGCACCCCGAAGAACGACTCCGCCGAGTCCAACGCGGTCCGCGCCGCCCTCGGTGAGGCCGCCGAGAAGACCACGCTCAGCAGTACGAAGTCCATGATCGGCCACCTCCTCGGCGCCGCCGGGGCGGTCGAGGCCATCGTCACCGTCCTCGCGCTGCGCGAGCAGACCGCGCCGCCCACCGCCAACTTCACCGAGCTCGACCCCAAGTGCGGTCTGGACGCGGTACCGGTCACCGGTCGGCCGCTCGCCATGGACGCCGCCCTGTCGAACAACTTCGCCTTCGCCGGGGCCAACGCCTGCGTCGCCTTCGCCAGGCCGGGCAACCCCTTCGACGAGCCGCCCGCCCCCCTCGACGAGAAAGTCGTCGTCACCGGCTTCGGAGTGATCTCCGCGGCCGGGTCGAGCGCCGGCGAACTGTGGGAGACCTGGACATCGGGGCGCGCACTCGGCGCCGAGGAGGCCGGACTGCGCGTCGCCCGCGCCGACTTCGACCCGGCCGGCCACATCACGCCGCGCGAGCGCCGCCGGATGGACCGGCTCGGGCAGCTCGCCGTCGCCGCGACCCGCTCCGCCCTGGCGCACGCCGGTCTCACCCCCGACGAGCGGGTCGGAGTCGTCCTCGGGACCGGGCTCGGCCCGATGCGCTCCACCGAGGAGTTCCTGCTACCCGTCCTGGACGGCGACCCGTCCCACGCGAGCCCGGCCGTGTTCCCCAACACCGTCTACAACGCGGCAGCCGGACAGGTCGCCATGGTCGTGGGCACCAAGGGCCCCACCTCGACGGCCACCGCCGGGCACGCGGCCGGCGCCTCCGCGCTGACCATCGCCCACGACCTGCTGCGCCGGGGCCACGCCGACGCCATCGTGGTCCCCGCCGCCGAGGACCTGTCGCCCGGCGTCCTCGCCGCCTACCGTGACCTGCCCCTGTTCAGCGGCAGGCCGGGGCGTGCCTACACCCTCGCCGAGGGCGGTATCGCCCTGGTCCTGGAGCGCGAGTCGACGGCCCGAGCACGCGGCGCGCGCATCCTCGCCGAGTTCGCCGGCCATGCCACCGCCTCCGACGCGGTCGGAGTGGGCCGCTGGGACGCCCACGGCGCCGGCGTGGACCGCGCGATGCGGGGCGCCCTGCGGCAGTCCGGAGTACGCGCCGAGGAGCTGACCGGGATCTGGGCCAACGCCGCCGGGATCACCGTCGCCGACGCCCCCGAGGCACGCGCCACGGGACGCCTCGCCGCCGAGGCGGACTGCCCGGTGCACACCCCCAAGCGCACGCTCGGCGAACCGGTCGGCGCGGGCGCCCAGTTGTCGGCCGTGCTCGCCCTGACCGGCTGGGGGAGCGGCCACCCGGCCGGGCCCGTGCTCATCAACAGCTCCTCGCTCGGCGGCACCCACATCAGCGTCGTCCTGCGGCCCGCAAGCCCTGCCACGGAGAAGTGACCATGTCTCAGTCAACGCAGTCACCCCGGCCGTCGGACTTCCCCGACCGCCATGTCTCGGTCCTCGCCACCGGCGCCCACCTGCCCGGTGACCCCATCGACAACGACACCCTCGCCCGGCTCGCCGGCCCGCTGCCCGAGGACGTCCTGGAAGGCATCCAGGTGCGGCGCCGCCACTGGATGGCCGACCCGGCCACCGGTGAGCACCGTACGAGCACCTCGAAGATGGCCACCGCGGCCGCCCGGCAGGCCCTGGAGCGGGCCGGGGTCGAGGCCGCCGAGATCGACCTGATCGTCCTGTCGACGGCCAGCCCCGACCACCTGCTGCCGGTCGCCGGTACGTACGTCCAGGAGCAACTGGGCCTGGAACAGGCCGCGGTGATCGAGGTGCGGGCCGGCTGTGTCGGCGCCGTCCAGGCCTTCGACATCGCCCGCCGGCTGCTGGCCGACGGGACCTACCGCACGGCCCTCGTCATCGGCGCCGAGTCCGTGTCCCCGCTGCTCGTCCCCTTCTACCTGGGCCAGGACCCGGACCGGGTGCGGATGCGGGACCGCCTCACCGTCTACACCTTCGGAGACGGCGCGGGCGCGGCGGTGCTGCGAGCCGGTGCGGAGGGCTCGGCCGAGGGCAGGCTCCGGCCGGTCTTCGCGACGCGCTCCATGGGTGGTGCGCGCAAGCCCGGCATGCTCATCCTCGGCGGTGGCACCGACGTACCGCTCGCCCAACAGCAGGCCCGCAAGCGGCTGATGGACATCAAGCTCGACATCCCCGGCACCGCCCAGTTCGGGCCCAAGGTCTTCGTCGAGGGCATCCACGACATGCTGCGCCGCTCCGGGCTGGCGCTCGGCGACATCGACGCATGCGTGCTGCCGGAGGGCAACGCCGAGTACTTCAGCAGCGAGTACGGCACCGCCGGGCTGTCCGCCGAGGACCAGGCGACGTTGAGCAAGACCATCGTCGAGAACCTCACGGACGTCGGGGCCACGGGCTCCGCCGCTGTGCCGCTGGCGCTGGATGCCGGGTGGAGCGGGGGCCGGATTCAGCCTGGGGACACGGTGTTGCTGCTGGCGATCGAGGCCAGTCGGTATGTGTACGCCGGCCTGACGCTCACGTGGGAAGCGGCGACACCAGCCCAGTGACATGTCACATACCACTCCTGAATCGGACGTACGGAAGGACTCTGTGCCTTGTCCACAACCGAAACCACAGAAACCCGCAACAAGGCGATCATCCGGCGGGTGTTCGACGAGTTCGTCAACCAGGGCGACTTCTCCGTCGTCGACGAGATCTACAGCGACGACATGATCGACCATCAGCCGCTGCCGGGTGCGCCCGAGGGCCTGGAAGGCGTCCGTTACACGATCGCCGGGCTGCGCGAGGGCTTTCCCGATCTGCACGTGACGATCGAGGACATGAGCGCACACGCCGACCACGTGGTCATCCACAACACCTGGCGCGGCACGCACCTCGGCGAGTTCCTCGGGATGGCGCCGACGGGCCAGTCCATCGGGTTCCGTGGCGTCGTGGTGTGGCGCCTGAAGGACGGGCTGATCTGCGAACGCTGGGGCATCGGCGTCGAGTCCAACATGCTCGCCGAGCTCGGCATGCGCCGCCTCGCCCCGGCCGCCCGCGGCAAGGCCCACGCGGCGCGCCGCACCGGCGTCTCCACGGTCACCGGGCTGCTGCCCGTACGGCAGGGCAGGGCCGAGGCCTGGAAACGGCTCCAGGCGGAGCTGTCCGGTCCGAGGCTGCGTGAGTACGAGGCCTCCCGCCGCCGCGCCGGAATCGTCAAGGAGTCCTTCTGGAAACAGGATTCGAACGGCACCGAGGTCGTCGTCCACTCCCTGGAGGCCCGCGACCCGGGCCTCGCCGGCCGTCGGCTGCGCGAGTCCAAGGACCCCTTCGACATCTGGCTACGTGAGACCGCCCTGGACGTGTACGGCATCGACCCGTGGGCGGAGCTGGCCGAGGGCCGGGCCGCCGAGGCGGGACACGGCTGGTCCTCGGTGACCGCCGAACTCGCCCCGGTGGTGGAGATATGACCGCCACCCTGCCGGAGGCGACCGTCCCCGCCGACATCCGGGGGCGCGTCGCCGAACTCGCCGCCATTCGCGCTCAGGTGGCGGCGGGCCCTTCCGAGAAGGCGACGGCGACGCAGCATGCCAAGGGCAAGCTGACCGCCCGGGAGCGCATCGAACTCCTGCTGGACGAGGGCTCGTTCACCGAAGTGGAGCCGTTACGTCGGCACCGGGCGACCGGGTTCGGCCTGGAGGCCAAGAAGCCGTACACGGACGGTGTGATCACCGGCTGGGGGACGGTGGAGGGCCGCACGGTCTTCGTGTACGCGCACGACTTCCGCATCTTCGGGGGTGCGCTGGGCGAGGCCCACGCGACGAAGATCCACAAGATCATGGACATGGCCATCGTGGCGGGCGCGCCGCTGGTGTCGTTGAACGACGGTGCGGGGGCCCGTATCCAGGAGGGTGTCAGCGCGCTCGCCGGGTACGGCGGGATCTTCCAGCGCAACACCAGGGCGTCCGGGGTGATCCCGCAGATCTCCGTGATGCTGGGCCCCTGTGCGGGCGGCGCGGCCTACAGCCCCGCGCTGACGGACTTCGTGTTCATGGTCCGCGAGACCTCCCAGATGTTCATCACGGGTCCGGACGTGGTCAAGGCGGTCACCGGCGAGGAGATCACCCAGAACGGCCTGGGCGGCGCGGACGTGCACGCCGAGCTGTCGGGCGTCGCGCACTTCGCCTACGACGACGAGGAGACCTGTATCGCCGAAGTCCGCTATCTGCTCTCGCTGTTGCCGCAGAACAACCGGGAGAACCCGCCCGCGGCCCGGAACGACGACCCGGTGGACCGGCGTTCGGACGTGCTCCTCGATCTGGTGCCGGTGGACGGCAACCGGCCGTACGACATGGCCAAGGTGATCGAGGAACTGGTCGACGACGGCGAGTACCTGGAGGTCCACGAGCGCTGGGCGCGCAACATCCTCTGTGCCCTGGCGCGGCTCGACGGCCAGGTGGTCGGCATCGTCGCCAACCAGCCGCAGAGCCTGGCGGGTGTGCTGGACATCGAGGCGTCGGAGAAGGCCGCGCGCTTTGTGCAGATGTGTGATGCCTTCAATATCCCGATCCTGACGCTGCTGGACGTTCCCGGCTTCCTGCCGGGCGTGGACCAGGAGCACGGCGGGATCATCCGGCACGGCGCGAAGCTGCTGTACGCCTACTGCAACGCGACCGTGCCGCGGATCTCGCTGATCCTCCGGAAGGCCTACGGCGGCGCGTACATCGTCATGGACTCGCAGTCGATCGGTGCGGATCTGACGTATGCCTGGCCGACGAACGAGATCGCCGTGATGGGTGCGGAGGGGGCCGCGAACGTCATCTTCCGCCGGCAGATCGCCGAGGCCGACGACCCCGAGGCGATGCGGGCGCGGATGGTCAAGGAGTACAAGGCCGAGCTGATGCACCCGTATTACGCGGCCGAGCGCGGCCTCGTCGACGACGTCATCGACCCGGCCGAGACCCGCGAGGTGCTGGTCCGCTCGCTGGCGATGCTCCGCACCAAGCACGCCGATCTGCCCGCGCGCAAGCACGGCAACCAGCCCCAGTGAGGAGGCCCGCATGACCCCGTTCCTCAAGGTGGAGAGGGGGACGGCGAGTGAGGAGGAGCTGGCCGCGGTGACCGCGATCCTGCTCGCCCGCGCCGTCGCCCACCCCGAACTCCCCGTCGACGACCCCAACTCCACGGCGAGCTGGCGGATCAACGGGTTCCAGCCGCCGCACTCGTGGCGGGGCTGACGACGCCGTCGACGTCACGTCCGTTCGACCGTCAAGTCCGCGTCAGAGCTTGGTGTTAGCAATGAAAGATTTCGTATCACCACTAGATTCCAGTGAGTTGTCATTGCTAGCATCGGTAGCCGCGATCCCAAGAACTTCGCCTCCCTGTACGGACATCGCCCAACTTCCCTTAACCGCAAGGAGATTCACCGTGACGCAGGACAACT
This genomic window from Streptomyces sp. DG2A-72 contains:
- a CDS encoding acyl-CoA carboxylase subunit beta, translated to MTATLPEATVPADIRGRVAELAAIRAQVAAGPSEKATATQHAKGKLTARERIELLLDEGSFTEVEPLRRHRATGFGLEAKKPYTDGVITGWGTVEGRTVFVYAHDFRIFGGALGEAHATKIHKIMDMAIVAGAPLVSLNDGAGARIQEGVSALAGYGGIFQRNTRASGVIPQISVMLGPCAGGAAYSPALTDFVFMVRETSQMFITGPDVVKAVTGEEITQNGLGGADVHAELSGVAHFAYDDEETCIAEVRYLLSLLPQNNRENPPAARNDDPVDRRSDVLLDLVPVDGNRPYDMAKVIEELVDDGEYLEVHERWARNILCALARLDGQVVGIVANQPQSLAGVLDIEASEKAARFVQMCDAFNIPILTLLDVPGFLPGVDQEHGGIIRHGAKLLYAYCNATVPRISLILRKAYGGAYIVMDSQSIGADLTYAWPTNEIAVMGAEGAANVIFRRQIAEADDPEAMRARMVKEYKAELMHPYYAAERGLVDDVIDPAETREVLVRSLAMLRTKHADLPARKHGNQPQ
- a CDS encoding acyl-CoA carboxylase subunit epsilon; this translates as MTPFLKVERGTASEEELAAVTAILLARAVAHPELPVDDPNSTASWRINGFQPPHSWRG